Within Quercus lobata isolate SW786 chromosome 5, ValleyOak3.0 Primary Assembly, whole genome shotgun sequence, the genomic segment ATTCCTCCACTCACCGCCGACCCAAGCCCTTACCCGATGCCGATTGATCTCTTCATTCTCCGCCCCTATCTCTCTACTATCTCATTTTTCCTCTACTCTATCTCTCAATCTTTCTCTGTCTCAAACACCAAGACCCATGATCGCCAATGCtgggtttttattttgtcaCCGTGATTGACAAAATGGCGTTGTTGCCGTTTGatgaatgggttttgattttgttagtgGTTGATGAATGTGGTTTGTTGATGGTTGATGAATAGAGTTTTAAAGGGTTAAAACTCGCTTGTATTCGTATATGACCGATCCGAAAGATCAAAATCCACCACTAGTGAGCCATGAACCAGTTCCTCAACTCCAACACCAACAGACCCACCCCTAAACCATGGCCCCTTAAAAAACCCTCACACAGATCccctttcctctctctctctcccctcactgttataagattttgttgaaaaatgaaaaatcttatTCACTTAATGAATGATACACAGCTATGCTCtttatatacaaaaacaaagcaTTAGGAACTAACTTAACAGATTAACAAACCCTCTTAACACTAAAACAAATTCTCACATGCTCTCTCACGTGCAGCACTAAAGGCTATATACAATAGAACTAAACTACCTACAGTTTATGTTATACACAATGAATTAGACAAAACTACAAGTCGTTGTCATTTTGTTCTAAGTCTAACTTCTGCTCTGAATCCAACTGCTTCTGCTCCTGCACTCTCTGCTGCTGCTTCAATCTTTGAcacttctcttctctctcctcttcttcctctcctACTATTCCCTCAGTACCCCCAATTACCACATCTCACCCTCTACAAAAACCCTAAATTCCCAATTAGCCCAAAAATTCCTCTGGTACGCGCCCCACAGTGGGTTCAGCAACCAGGTTCCGGAGTTCAAGAACGCTATCTTAATGGCTGCCATTCTCAACCTGACCCTTGATTGTTCCTCCGGTTCTCGATCACCACGCTGTTGCTCTCGGAAGCTGCCCCAAGTTTCAAGTTCCATGTTTGAAAAACTAGAATTTGGGTCTATTTGGCATTCCCTTTTGCTATCAAGTTTCATGTTTGGTATCTATTATTGGATGGCTTcctatttttattatcattttgtaAATTATAGCTTAATATGAACCTCTTGTTGCAGGTATGTCTCAATGGCTGACATTATTGATATTTCGTCGTTAGTGTCTTCATCTGTTATTCAAACGATAGATTTCAGGGTTTTTGCATCCCTATGGTGTGGGGTGAAAGATTTCGATTGTTTCAATGAATCAAATGAGCAGTCGTCTTTGTTTGATAGCCTAAAACAAAGTGGATCTCTACTATCTGGGCTAAATGGTAATGTTGATAAATGTGTGCATGCAGTAGGTGAAGATTGTAGGACTACAGTTTGGACTTACCAAATTGGCGAGAAAGATGGGGTATTAGATTCATTCCAACCTGATGAACagctcaagaagaagaagaaaatttcatATGTTAGGAGACGAAGAGATGTATATCAGACTCTTGGACCCAGTTCTGCAGCTGAATCAGCCACTCTGCTGGCATTTGGAAGTCTTTTCACCTCTCCATATAGAGGTTCAGAGCTGTACATCGATATTCATGAAGCTCCAAGAGATCAGCGGATACAGTCTTTGATTAAAAAGAttgaatttcttcattttctccCTGAAATTTTGAGTGCAGGAAAGGAGTTTGCTGATAAGAACATAAATGCCCATTTTCTTTGTGCACAGCTCAGATTGTTAGATGGGCAGTTCAAGAATCATTGAAAAGCTACTTTTCTGAGTTTAAAACAGAAAGTAGAATCTTTGGGACAGAGTCCTCTCCCTATTCATATTTTTGTGATGACTGATCTTCCCGAAGGTAATTGGACTGGAAGTTACTTGGGGGATTTGGCTGGAGATT encodes:
- the LOC115993049 gene encoding O-fucosyltransferase 30-like is translated as MADIIDISSLVSSSVIQTIDFRVFASLWCGVKDFDCFNESNEQSSLFDSLKQSGSLLSGLNGNVDKCVHAVGEDCRTTVWTYQIGEKDGVLDSFQPDEQLKKKKKISYVRRRRDVYQTLGPSSAAESATLLAFGSLFTSPYRGSELYIDIHEAPRDQRIQSLIKKIEFLHFLPEILSAGKEFADKNINAHFLCAQLRLLDGQFKNH